The Vitis riparia cultivar Riparia Gloire de Montpellier isolate 1030 chromosome 3, EGFV_Vit.rip_1.0, whole genome shotgun sequence genome includes a region encoding these proteins:
- the LOC117910130 gene encoding proteasome assembly chaperone 2-like produces MEFIVEEGKHLNNDCSTLVLPALSIGNVGQLAVDLLISSTRTERIGYLDDPYVLPCVGNDAYGPIPRGEVALPLEAYDSSLNKLTLVQQRSPVLKGMMVEFAKNLADFAADSGKKHVIVLSSLDFGQWQRIDMSSGSQIYYISSANMDGTDDDCEKLGWKKLHEYNPAQRRWKYLSTLAAGNAMQEDGLPFEDELEDEEDYYPSLPFAALFSCFKAKGLKVTCLLCYCSEGDNIPDAFNLADAACKLLELSPQNFHGDQGGNWAIPFSWKTVYGPPPDMSLF; encoded by the exons ATGGAGTTTATTGTAGAAGAAGGCAAACACCTCAACAACGATTGCTCCACTCTTGTTCTG CCTGCGTTGTCGATTGGAAATGTAGGGCAGTTGGCGGTGGACCTCTTGATCTCGTCTACGAGAACGGAGAGAATCGGTTATTTGGATGACCCTTATGTGCTACCTTGTGTTGGCAATGATGCATATGGCCCTATACCACGAGGCGAGGTTGCTCTGCCTCTCGAAG CTTATGATTCATCTCTTAATAAATTGACACTTGTCCAACAAAGATCTCCAGTTCTTAAG GGGATGATGGTTGAATTTGCTAAGAATTTGGCTGATTTTGCTGCTGACAGTGGGAAGAAGCATGTTATTGTGCTCTCTAGCCTAGATTTTGGGCAGTGGCAAAGGATTGATATGTCAAG TGGTTCGCAGATATATTACATCTCCAGTGCCAATATGGATGGAACAGATGATGACTGTGAAAAACTAGGGTGGAAAAAATTACATGAATATAACCCTGCTCAGAGGCGATGGAAGTATCTTAGTACATTAGCTGCAGGAAATGCTATGCAGGAAGATGGTTTGCCTTTTGAAGATGAACTTGAAGACGAAGAAGATTACTACCCAAGTTTGCCATTTGCTGCACTTTTCTCTTGTTTTaag GCCAAAGGTTTGAAGGTAACTTGCTTATTATGTTACTGCTCAGAAGGGGACAATATACCTGATGCTTTCAATCTGGCTGACGCGGCATGCAAACTTCTTGAGCTTAGCCCCCAAAATTTCCATG